In Pangasianodon hypophthalmus isolate fPanHyp1 chromosome 3, fPanHyp1.pri, whole genome shotgun sequence, a single genomic region encodes these proteins:
- the LOC128317999 gene encoding mucin-2-like, whose amino-acid sequence MIMTLKNKIRFAFSRNYGTSYTTHLKILCLWLVLYGSGAQSTPPYTTETTDLTTLTELATQTTMSTEPKTSAPTTTRATSTTTDEPTTREEATTTTVPFTTAIDQTATTVSGTQSTTTEQTTAEILLSTLTTFASTATELMTATEETTTATTELTTTVKKLTSTTESTAQPITTAPKTAGTIAYTTTPGLTTESQEQAITGEMTTTTIAKTTESTSTLAPTTTNEESTTTIESTTATTAPSTTSQKPELSTSIASTTQPTTTSGPTTTETPESTSTLAPTTTNKDSTTTVETTTATTVLSTTSTKSELSTSTVSTTQATTTTRPTTTETPESTSTLAPTTRNAESTTKMITTIVTNVPLTTSTTTEMTTSSISTIQLTRTTGTTAETTEPTSTLAPTTTHEESTNTVESTTATTVPPTTTQTPELITSTVHTTYPITTSGPTTTETPESTSTLAPTTTNGESTTTIKSTTATTVPPTTTQTPELITSTVHTTYPITTSGPTTTETPEFTSTLATTTTNKDSTTTVETTTATTVPPTKTQTPELITSTVHTTYPTTTSGPTTTETPESTSTLAPTTTNEESTTTIESTTATTAPSTTSPKPEMSTSIASTTQPTTTSGPTTTETPEFTSTLAPTTTNKDSTTTPTTTSGPTTTETPEFTSTLAPTSTNKDSTTTVETTTATTVPPTTTQTPELITSTVYTTYPTTTSGPTTTETPESTSTLASTTTNKDSTTTVETTTATTVPPTTTQIPELITSTIHTTYPTTTSGPTTTETPESTSTLARTTTNGESTTTIESTTATTVPSTTTQTPGLITSTSTTATTAPSTTSPKPEMSTSIASTTQPTTTSGPTTTETPEFTSTLAPTTSGPTTTETPESTYPTTTSGPTTTETPESTSTLARTTTNGESTTTIESTTPTTTSGPTTTETPESTSSLAPTTTNGELTTTIESTTPTTTSGPTTTETPESTSSLAPTTTNGELTTTIESTTPTTTSGPTTTETPESTSSLAPTTTNGELTTTIESTTPTTTSGPTTTETPESTSRPTTSGPTTTETP is encoded by the exons ATGATTATGACTTTGAAGAATAAAATAAG GTTTGCGTTTTCTAGAAATTATGGCACCAGTTACACAACTCACCTCAAGATAT TGTGTTTATGGCTGGTGCTTTATGGGTCTGGAGCCCAAAGTACACCACCATACACAACAGAAACCACAGACCTGACTACTTTGACTGAATTGGCAACACAGACTACAATGTCCACTGAACCAAAAACAAGTGCACCTACAACTACTCGAGCTACAAGCACTACAACTGATGAACCAACAACTAGAGAGGAAGCAACCACAACAACTGTACCATTTACTACAGCAATAGATCAGACAGCTACCACTGTATCAGGAACACAGTCTACAACAACAGaacaaacaacagcagaaataCTTTTATCAACATTAACTACATTTGCAAGCACTGCAACTGAATTAATGACagctacagaggaaacaacgaCAGCTACAACCGAATTAACAACTACTGTAAAAAAACTGACCTCTACCACTGAATCCACAGCACAACCCAtaaccacagcaccaaaaacagCAGGAACAATTGCATATACAACTACTCCAGGTCTAACCACTGAAAGTCAGGAACAAGCAATTACAGGGGAAATGACCACAACGACAATAGCAAAGacaactgaatctacatctactctagctccaaccactacaaatgaagaatcaacaactacaatagagtcaaccacagctacgactgcaccatcaactacatcacaaaaaccagaattgagtactagcattgcatccacaacacagccaacaacaacctcaggaccaacaacaacagaaacacctgaatctacatctactctagctccaaccaccacaaataaagactcaacaactacagtagagacaaccacagctacaactgtactaTCAACGACATCAACAAAGTCAGAATTGAGTACTAGCACTGTATCAACAACACAGGCCACAACAACCACtagaccaacaaccacagaaacacctgaatctacatctactctagcgcCAACCACGAGAAATGCGGAATCAACAACCAAAATGATAACGACCATAGTGACAAATGTACCATTAActacatcaacaacaacagaaatgaCCACGAGCTCTATATCCACAATACAGCTTACTAGAACCACAggaacaacagcagaaacaactgagcctacatctactctagctccaaccactacacaTGAGGAATCAACAAATACAgtagagtcaaccacagctacaactgtaccaccaactacaacacaaacacctgaattgataactagtaccgtacacacaacatatccaataacaacatcaggaccaacaaccacagaaacacctgaatctacatctactctagctccaaccacaacaaatggagaatcaacaactacaataaagtcaaccacagctacaactgtaccaccaactacaacacaaacaccggAATTAATAACTAGTAccgtacacacaacatatccaataacaacatcaggaccaacaaccacagaaacacctgaatttacatctactctagctacaaccactacaaataaagactcaacaactacagtagagacaaccacagctacaactgtaccaccaactaaaacacaaacacctgaattgataactagtaccgtacacacaacatatccaacaactacatcaggaccaacaaccacagaaacacctgaatctacatctactctagctccaaccactacaaatgaagaatcaacaactacaatagagtcaaccacagctacgactgcaccatcaactacatcaccaaaaccagaaatgagtactagcattgcatccacaacacagccaacaacaacctcaggaccaacaaccacagaaacacctgaatttacatctactctagctccaaccactacaaataaagactcaacaactaca ccaacaacaacctcaggaccaacaaccacagaaacacctgaatttacatctactctagctccaaccagtacaaataaagactcaacaactacagtagagacaaccacagctacaactgtaccaccaactacaacacaaacacctgaattgataactagtaccgtatacacaacatatccaacaacaacctcaggaccaacaaccacagaaacacctgaatctacatctactctagcttcaaccactacaaataaagactcaacaactacagtagagacaaccacagctacaactgtaccaccaactacaacacaaatacctgaattgataactagtaccatacacacaacatatccaacaacaacctcaggaccaacaaccacagaaacacctgaatctacatctactctagctcgaACCACAACAAatggagaatcaacaactacaatagagtcaaccacagctacaactgtaccatcaactacaacacaaacacctggattgataactagtacc tcaaccacagctacgactgcaccatcaactacatcaccaaaaccagaaatgagtactagcattgcatccacaacacagccaacaacaacctcaggaccaacaaccacagaaacacctgaatttacatctactctagctccaacc acctcaggaccaacaaccacagaaacacctgaatctac atatccaacaacaacctcaggaccaacaaccacagaaacacctgaatctacatctactctagctcgaACCACAACAAatggagaatcaacaactacaatagagtcaaccaca ccaacaacaacatcaggaccaacaaccacagaaacacctgaatctacatctagtctagctccaaccactacaaatggagaattaacaactacaatagagtcaaccaca ccaacaacaacatcaggaccaacaaccacagaaacacctgaatctacatctagtctagctccaaccactacaaatggagaattaacaactacaatagagtcaaccaca ccaacaacaacatcaggaccaacaaccacagaaacacctgaatctacatctagtctagctccaaccactacaaatggagaattaacaactacaatagagtcaaccaca ccaacaacaacatcaggaccaacaaccacagaaacacctgaatctacatcta gaccaacaacatcaggaccaacaaccacagaaacacct